In the genome of Paenibacillus pabuli, one region contains:
- the spoIIAB gene encoding anti-sigma F factor — translation MNEGTGTNFMNLQFAAKSENESFARVTVAAFISQLDPTMDELSDLKTVISEAVTNSIIHGYNNNPEGVVSIQAEIREDMITIIVEDRGEGIEDLELAKQPLYTSKPELERSGMGFTIMENFMDEFEVSSEPGRGTSIKMKKRIESKKALYN, via the coding sequence ATGAATGAAGGAACGGGGACAAATTTCATGAATCTGCAATTTGCGGCCAAGTCGGAGAATGAATCGTTTGCACGGGTGACGGTTGCTGCCTTCATCTCCCAGCTTGATCCTACGATGGACGAGCTTAGTGATCTGAAGACGGTTATTTCGGAAGCTGTAACGAACAGCATCATCCACGGTTATAACAACAACCCGGAAGGTGTTGTGTCCATTCAAGCCGAGATTCGCGAGGACATGATCACCATCATTGTGGAAGACCGTGGTGAGGGCATCGAAGATCTTGAACTGGCCAAACAGCCGCTATACACGTCCAAACCCGAACTTGAGCGATCGGGCATGGGCTTCACCATTATGGAAAACTTCATGGATGAATTCGAAGTCAGCAGTGAGCCCGGCAGAGGCACCTCCATCAAGATGAAGAAAAGGATTGAATCCAAGAAAGCATTGTATAATTAG
- the spoIIAA gene encoding anti-sigma F factor antagonist, with protein MNLHVEMEHHRGILIVRLSGELDHHTADMVRMQMDEAIQRRQCEHLVLSLKDLQFMDSSGLGVILGRYKLIKNKGGKMVVCDVNPPVYRLLEMSGLFKIMPIYENEGTALSGLEVVS; from the coding sequence GTGAACTTGCATGTGGAAATGGAACATCACCGCGGGATTCTGATTGTGCGATTATCCGGGGAGCTTGATCACCATACAGCTGACATGGTACGGATGCAGATGGATGAAGCCATCCAACGCAGACAATGCGAGCATCTGGTACTCAGCCTGAAAGATCTGCAATTCATGGACAGTTCGGGTCTGGGTGTCATTTTGGGAAGGTACAAGCTCATTAAGAATAAAGGCGGCAAAATGGTGGTCTGTGATGTCAATCCGCCAGTGTATCGTTTGCTGGAAATGTCGGGTTTGTTCAAGATTATGCCGATTTACGAAAATGAGGGAACTGCTCTCTCGGGTCTGGAGGTCGTCTCATGA
- a CDS encoding D-alanyl-D-alanine carboxypeptidase family protein: MASTALAKETPKAAGGADLAPSARSAILMDADTGTVIFEKNSHDQLPPASITKIMTMLLTIEAIDSGKLKLTDKVRTSEYAASMGGSQIFLEPGEEMTVDDMLKGIAMASGNDASVAMAEKIAGSEEAFVQLMNDRAKELGMKDTHFANCNGLPVENHYSSAHDIAVMSRELLKHSGITKYTGAYQDYLRKDSEKPFWLVNTNKLVRFYSGADGLKTGYTSEAKFCLSATAMKDGLRVVSVVLGEPNTKTRNSEVSSMFDYAFGQYTMKALYKSGDLLGSLKIEKGEVAELPLNATQNYSVLMRKGAKSDEIRHELLMAKEVKAPVKAGQSIGKLVVYQGNEVIKEFDIQAPQDVDKAGWWKLFKRTTSKLFD; the protein is encoded by the coding sequence ATGGCATCAACAGCGCTGGCTAAAGAAACTCCTAAAGCAGCGGGAGGAGCAGATTTGGCCCCGTCGGCACGCTCCGCCATTTTGATGGATGCAGATACGGGCACCGTCATTTTTGAAAAAAACAGTCATGATCAGCTGCCTCCGGCGAGCATTACGAAGATTATGACCATGCTGCTAACTATTGAAGCCATTGACTCTGGCAAGCTGAAGCTTACCGATAAAGTGAGAACGAGTGAATATGCCGCATCCATGGGTGGATCCCAGATTTTTCTGGAACCTGGGGAAGAGATGACGGTCGATGATATGTTAAAAGGGATTGCTATGGCTTCCGGTAATGATGCCTCGGTAGCGATGGCCGAGAAAATTGCCGGCTCGGAGGAAGCCTTTGTGCAGCTGATGAATGATCGGGCAAAGGAGCTCGGCATGAAGGATACTCATTTTGCCAACTGTAACGGCCTGCCAGTAGAAAACCATTATTCTTCCGCCCATGACATTGCGGTCATGAGCCGTGAACTGCTGAAGCATTCCGGAATTACGAAGTATACGGGTGCATATCAGGATTACCTTCGTAAAGATAGTGAGAAGCCATTCTGGCTGGTGAATACAAATAAGTTGGTTCGTTTTTACTCCGGTGCGGATGGGTTGAAAACAGGATACACTTCCGAAGCCAAGTTCTGTCTGTCGGCTACAGCGATGAAGGATGGACTGCGTGTCGTTTCCGTGGTGTTGGGTGAACCAAATACCAAAACTCGGAACAGTGAAGTTTCCTCGATGTTTGACTATGCTTTTGGGCAATACACGATGAAAGCTCTGTACAAGTCAGGGGATCTGCTGGGCAGTCTGAAAATTGAAAAAGGGGAAGTGGCCGAATTGCCCCTGAATGCAACACAAAATTATAGTGTGCTGATGCGCAAAGGTGCGAAATCGGATGAGATTCGTCATGAATTGCTGATGGCAAAAGAAGTGAAAGCCCCGGTCAAAGCAGGTCAGAGTATAGGTAAGCTTGTTGTCTACCAGGGCAATGAAGTCATCAAGGAATTCGACATTCAGGCTCCACAGGATGTGGATAAGGCAGGCTGGTGGAAGCTGTTCAAACGCACGACCTCCAAACTGTTCGATTAA
- a CDS encoding purine-nucleoside phosphorylase: MTALNQQMILEAASYIQSKISIKPEVGLILGSGLGILAELIEDGVSIAYQDIPHFPLSTVEGHEGELLVGTIKSRPVVMMKGRFHMYEGYGPELTAFPVRVMKELGVTSLLVTNAAGGVNTSYEAGDLMLISDHLNLTGKNPLIGPNDSALGVRFPDLSEAYSHRLRALAKDTAASQGFEVREGVYAGMLGPNYETPAEIVMLRTLGADAVGMSTVSEVIVARHAGLEVLGISCISNMAAGILDQPLSHDEVMETTERVRESFLALVLAVIPQM; the protein is encoded by the coding sequence ATGACAGCATTAAATCAACAGATGATTTTGGAAGCGGCATCTTACATTCAAAGCAAAATTTCCATTAAACCGGAAGTCGGTTTGATTTTGGGTTCAGGACTTGGCATTTTGGCAGAACTGATAGAAGATGGCGTGAGCATCGCTTATCAGGATATTCCTCATTTTCCTTTATCCACAGTAGAAGGACATGAAGGCGAATTGCTGGTGGGAACCATCAAAAGTCGTCCAGTCGTCATGATGAAAGGTCGCTTTCACATGTACGAAGGATATGGTCCGGAGCTGACGGCCTTCCCGGTACGTGTTATGAAAGAACTGGGTGTAACTTCCCTGCTCGTAACAAACGCTGCAGGTGGAGTGAATACATCTTATGAGGCTGGTGATCTGATGCTGATCTCGGATCATCTGAATCTCACAGGCAAGAATCCGTTAATCGGGCCGAATGATTCCGCCCTTGGTGTGCGCTTCCCGGATCTATCTGAAGCCTATAGCCACCGTCTGCGTGCACTTGCGAAGGATACAGCCGCTTCACAAGGTTTTGAAGTACGTGAAGGTGTGTACGCTGGCATGCTCGGTCCAAACTACGAGACACCAGCTGAGATCGTGATGCTGCGTACGCTGGGGGCGGATGCTGTCGGCATGTCTACTGTATCCGAAGTCATCGTGGCACGGCACGCAGGACTGGAAGTACTGGGTATTTCCTGTATCAGCAACATGGCTGCCGGCATTCTGGACCAGCCGCTGTCTCATGATGAGGTTATGGAGACGACAGAGCGTGTACGTGAATCTTTCCTGGCGCTTGTGCTGGCTGTTATTCCACAAATGTAA
- a CDS encoding tyrosine recombinase has product MKQTIHAYALYLEEDKGMSSSTLESYLRDVDKFIEFAEKEYGIREAEQVRRTHVILFIGQLKQTGRANATIARSVVSLRSYFHFLMRRGEILQDPTFDVEAPKADKTPPQVLTIQEIELLLASPDTRSPQGVRDRAMLELLYATGIRVSELIALDVRDVQPGMRFIRCGGAGKERILPIGAPAAQWASVYVNEYRNLLIKHETDEQALFVNVSGRRLTRQGFWKLLKKAAMDAGISGEITPHTLRHSFAAHLIASGADTRAVQDMLGHVEQPGQQYGHHGRKTMKEIYESHHPRAK; this is encoded by the coding sequence ATGAAGCAGACGATACACGCATATGCCTTATACTTGGAAGAGGATAAAGGGATGTCGAGCAGCACGCTGGAATCGTATCTTCGAGACGTGGACAAGTTCATCGAATTTGCGGAGAAAGAATACGGTATCCGGGAAGCGGAGCAGGTGCGCCGGACGCATGTCATCCTGTTTATAGGTCAACTGAAACAGACGGGACGTGCGAATGCAACCATTGCCCGCAGTGTCGTATCCTTGCGCTCCTATTTTCATTTTTTGATGAGGCGTGGTGAGATACTGCAGGACCCTACGTTTGATGTGGAGGCTCCAAAAGCAGACAAGACACCACCGCAGGTATTAACCATCCAAGAGATCGAATTGTTGCTTGCGTCCCCCGATACCCGTTCGCCGCAAGGGGTTCGTGACCGGGCCATGCTTGAGCTATTGTATGCCACAGGCATTCGTGTATCTGAACTGATTGCACTGGATGTGCGTGATGTACAGCCAGGCATGCGCTTTATCCGCTGTGGAGGTGCTGGTAAAGAACGAATTTTGCCGATCGGTGCGCCTGCCGCACAGTGGGCGAGTGTTTATGTGAACGAGTACCGCAACCTGCTTATCAAACATGAGACGGACGAGCAGGCTCTCTTTGTTAATGTATCCGGCAGACGATTAACCCGGCAGGGCTTCTGGAAGCTGCTCAAAAAAGCAGCGATGGATGCCGGAATCTCGGGCGAAATTACACCACATACGCTGCGTCATTCCTTTGCCGCTCACCTGATTGCCAGTGGGGCAGATACACGTGCGGTGCAGGACATGCTTGGTCATGTGGAGCAACCTGGGCAGCAGTACGGCCATCATGGTCGCAAAACAATGAAAGAAATTTATGAATCTCATCATCCACGGGCAAAATAG
- a CDS encoding DUF4227 family protein translates to MIISLRRGLRFIRFIVFFAALVYLFYHVLDLFNGWISPVDQYQMPTGNAVKVFQETVWPISGEGRPTMADRLRLFYWYGE, encoded by the coding sequence GTGATTATATCACTGCGGAGAGGGCTCCGTTTTATTCGATTTATCGTATTTTTTGCTGCATTAGTTTATCTGTTCTATCATGTTCTGGATTTGTTCAACGGATGGATCTCACCTGTGGACCAGTATCAAATGCCAACAGGAAATGCGGTTAAAGTATTTCAGGAAACGGTTTGGCCCATTAGCGGGGAAGGACGTCCTACGATGGCAGACCGTCTCCGTTTATTCTATTGGTACGGAGAGTAG
- a CDS encoding Fur family transcriptional regulator yields MEARIDKIKQQLQSQGYKLTPQREATVRVLLENEEDHLSAEDVFMLVKEKAPEIGLATVYRTLELLSELHVVEKINFGDGVARYDLRGDTSKHHHHHLICVQCGSMDEIREDWLGPLEERLEREFNFSVVDHRLDFHGICYRCKAKNDQKPKDEE; encoded by the coding sequence ATGGAAGCACGGATCGATAAAATTAAGCAGCAACTACAGTCCCAAGGATATAAATTAACGCCCCAGCGGGAAGCCACCGTGAGAGTACTTCTTGAGAATGAAGAAGATCATCTGAGCGCAGAAGACGTATTCATGCTCGTGAAAGAAAAGGCTCCCGAAATCGGTCTGGCAACCGTGTACCGTACCCTCGAACTGCTGAGTGAGCTGCATGTTGTAGAGAAAATCAACTTCGGCGACGGTGTAGCGCGTTATGATCTACGCGGAGATACATCCAAGCATCACCATCATCACTTAATCTGTGTTCAATGCGGAAGTATGGATGAAATACGTGAGGACTGGCTTGGACCGCTTGAAGAGCGACTAGAGCGGGAATTTAATTTTTCAGTAGTAGATCACCGTCTGGATTTCCATGGGATTTGTTACCGTTGCAAAGCTAAAAATGACCAGAAGCCCAAAGATGAAGAATAA
- the spoIIM gene encoding stage II sporulation protein M: protein MRSAYFTFKGQTSLYVFVAVLFLVGVIFGALMVNALSLEQRQDLEGYLGNFFMTVQHSGQVTETGTYWDIAMLHLKWVGLIFILGLSVIGLPGILVLDFLKGVLIGFTVGYLVGQYSWKGLLFALVSVAPHNLFVIPVLLICSVSAMTFSLYIIRNRVLMQRTPGRQKPFASYIVLTLVMAAMLLGVASFETWVTPAMMRWVTPMLLPA, encoded by the coding sequence ATGCGTTCTGCCTACTTCACATTCAAAGGCCAAACCTCTTTATATGTATTCGTGGCTGTCTTGTTTCTGGTGGGTGTCATTTTTGGCGCCCTAATGGTTAATGCACTATCCCTTGAACAACGTCAGGATCTGGAAGGATATCTTGGCAACTTCTTCATGACGGTACAGCACAGCGGACAGGTGACTGAGACCGGAACCTATTGGGACATTGCCATGCTTCATCTTAAGTGGGTGGGTCTAATTTTCATTCTGGGCTTGTCGGTCATCGGTCTGCCGGGCATATTGGTTCTGGATTTTCTTAAAGGTGTGCTCATTGGTTTTACAGTGGGTTACCTTGTTGGACAGTATTCATGGAAAGGGCTGTTATTTGCCCTCGTTTCCGTTGCACCTCACAATTTATTTGTGATTCCGGTACTTCTGATTTGCAGTGTGTCTGCCATGACCTTTTCCTTATACATTATTCGCAATCGTGTTCTGATGCAGCGGACGCCAGGCCGTCAGAAGCCTTTTGCATCATATATCGTGTTAACTTTGGTTATGGCAGCGATGCTGTTAGGGGTGGCGTCATTTGAAACATGGGTTACACCTGCAATGATGCGATGGGTCACACCAATGTTACTACCAGCCTAG
- a CDS encoding endonuclease Q family protein produces the protein MDEQRAASAMWEPCYADLHIHIGRTSRGEAVKISGSRDLTFENIAREASHRKGIHLLGVIDSHSPVVQMDIEQLLENGTMSELEGGGIAYQDTTILLGTELELREPEMREFHMLAYFRDLQTMKSFTDWMKRYMKNVNLSSQRVYVPALEMQAEIKARGGLIVPAHAFTPHKGIYGSTAPRMADVLDTSQIDAVELGLSSDSSMASYIQELDQVPFLTNSDAHSLGKIGREYNELQLAKPSFDEFNMALKGEAGRSITANYGLNPRLGKYHRTYCASCGSIMDEHAMSAERCPYCGSVKLVQGVLDRILAIADRESPSVPANRPVYHYQVPLEFIPGLGKAKLRQLLDRFGTEMSVLHRTSEEELAEVVGPVLAGLIVAARNGQLELSSGGGGTYGKVSNKERSE, from the coding sequence ATGGATGAACAACGTGCAGCATCCGCTATGTGGGAACCTTGTTATGCAGACCTCCATATTCATATTGGACGAACTTCGCGGGGGGAAGCTGTTAAAATCAGTGGCAGCCGTGATCTGACATTCGAGAACATTGCTAGGGAAGCCTCGCATCGCAAAGGAATCCATCTGCTCGGCGTTATTGACAGCCATTCTCCTGTTGTGCAAATGGACATCGAACAGCTGCTTGAGAACGGTACAATGTCTGAGCTTGAGGGAGGTGGCATTGCGTATCAAGACACGACCATCCTGCTGGGTACGGAATTGGAGCTGCGCGAACCAGAGATGCGGGAGTTCCATATGTTGGCCTACTTCCGGGATCTGCAAACGATGAAGTCTTTTACGGACTGGATGAAACGTTATATGAAAAATGTGAACCTGAGTTCACAGCGGGTATATGTACCTGCGCTTGAGATGCAGGCCGAGATAAAGGCGCGTGGTGGGCTTATTGTGCCAGCGCATGCGTTTACCCCTCATAAAGGGATATATGGCAGCACGGCCCCTCGAATGGCTGATGTGCTGGATACTAGCCAGATCGATGCCGTTGAGCTTGGACTAAGCTCCGATTCATCTATGGCCAGTTACATTCAGGAGCTCGACCAAGTTCCTTTTCTGACCAATTCTGATGCGCATTCTCTGGGGAAGATCGGACGAGAATACAACGAGTTGCAGCTCGCAAAGCCTTCCTTTGACGAATTCAACATGGCTCTTAAAGGAGAGGCAGGCAGAAGCATTACGGCCAATTACGGTTTGAATCCAAGGCTTGGCAAATATCACCGTACCTATTGTGCATCCTGTGGAAGTATTATGGATGAACATGCAATGTCGGCAGAACGTTGCCCATACTGTGGCAGTGTGAAGCTTGTGCAGGGTGTACTCGATCGTATACTGGCAATCGCTGATCGGGAGAGTCCGAGTGTTCCAGCAAACCGGCCAGTTTATCACTATCAGGTACCGTTGGAATTCATCCCAGGTTTGGGGAAAGCCAAACTGCGCCAGCTACTTGACCGTTTTGGTACGGAAATGAGCGTGTTACATCGAACAAGCGAGGAGGAACTTGCAGAGGTCGTTGGACCGGTCCTCGCAGGTCTTATCGTTGCGGCACGGAATGGTCAACTGGAATTGTCATCTGGTGGTGGTGGCACTTACGGAAAGGTGTCTAACAAGGAAAGATCAGAGTAG
- a CDS encoding NUDIX domain-containing protein — protein MNPTNHKHPANPKLDEETISTKPIFEGKVISLQVDTVKLPNGQTATREIIRHPGAVAVLALNGDRMLVVDQYRQAMGRTEVEIPAGKLDPGEEPEVAAARELREETGYVAKSLRHLRSFYTSPGFADEIIHLYIAEELEAGDMALDEDEFLEVSEITIEEAYQLMDENRISDAKTMMAVYAWDLYRTTGRF, from the coding sequence ATGAACCCAACCAATCATAAGCATCCTGCCAATCCAAAACTTGACGAAGAGACGATATCGACAAAGCCCATCTTCGAGGGCAAAGTCATTTCACTTCAAGTCGACACGGTCAAGCTGCCTAACGGTCAGACCGCTACCCGTGAGATCATCCGTCACCCTGGGGCAGTAGCTGTCCTCGCGCTGAATGGGGATCGGATGCTGGTCGTTGATCAGTATCGTCAGGCCATGGGACGTACCGAAGTCGAGATCCCGGCAGGCAAACTGGACCCGGGTGAGGAACCTGAAGTGGCAGCAGCTCGTGAATTGCGCGAAGAGACTGGTTATGTAGCTAAATCACTGAGGCATTTGCGTTCTTTTTACACGTCGCCAGGATTTGCGGATGAGATCATTCATTTGTACATCGCCGAGGAGCTGGAAGCAGGGGATATGGCTCTGGATGAAGATGAATTTTTGGAAGTATCCGAAATTACAATCGAAGAAGCATACCAGTTAATGGATGAAAACCGAATCAGCGATGCCAAAACGATGATGGCTGTATATGCGTGGGATCTGTACAGAACGACAGGACGGTTTTAA
- a CDS encoding Z-ring formation inhibitor MciZ produces the protein MNSYLTPQSVHVVGQARQVQLILKQWVREWGPDAKLIDMLAGRK, from the coding sequence ATGAACAGTTATTTAACACCGCAATCCGTACATGTGGTCGGACAAGCCAGACAAGTCCAGCTCATACTCAAACAATGGGTGCGTGAATGGGGTCCAGATGCCAAATTAATCGATATGCTCGCTGGACGTAAATGA
- a CDS encoding tripeptidase T translates to MIKQQRVIEQFMELVQIDSETTHEQNISKVLKEQFTQLGLSVYEDDTMEKTGHGAGNLVITWEAEGAEEVAPIFFTCHMDTVTPGQGIKPELGEDGWIRSDGTTILGADDKAGIAALFEAIRAIQENNLPHGKIQFVITVGEESGLVGARAMNPKDIEAEFGYALDSNGAVGTICVAAPARAEIQMKIYGKSAHAGVNPEDGVSAIQVAAKAIAAMKLGRIDDETTANIGKFQGGSALNVVCDFVQIEAEARSIVQEKVELQVAQMREALETTCRKFGATAEFRSEILYPAFGFHDEHEVVQLAQRAIRSLGLETSTFASGGGSDANIFNGFNIPTVNLAVGYEDIHTTKERIRAEDIVKLSEVVVAIIQETAASKK, encoded by the coding sequence ATGATAAAACAGCAGCGTGTTATTGAACAGTTTATGGAACTGGTGCAGATTGATAGTGAAACAACCCATGAACAAAATATATCAAAAGTGCTGAAAGAACAGTTTACTCAGCTGGGCCTCAGCGTATATGAGGACGACACGATGGAGAAAACTGGACATGGAGCGGGTAATCTCGTCATTACCTGGGAAGCCGAGGGTGCGGAAGAAGTGGCGCCCATCTTTTTCACATGTCATATGGATACCGTAACGCCTGGACAAGGAATTAAACCTGAGCTGGGTGAAGACGGTTGGATTCGCAGCGACGGCACAACGATTCTGGGTGCAGATGACAAGGCGGGCATTGCGGCTTTGTTTGAAGCGATTCGAGCTATTCAAGAGAACAACCTTCCACATGGAAAAATTCAATTCGTAATTACCGTAGGTGAAGAGTCGGGGTTGGTTGGTGCACGTGCAATGAATCCGAAGGATATTGAAGCCGAGTTCGGTTATGCCCTGGATTCCAATGGGGCCGTGGGTACAATCTGTGTGGCTGCACCGGCCCGAGCTGAAATTCAGATGAAAATCTATGGAAAATCCGCACATGCGGGCGTGAATCCGGAAGACGGCGTCAGTGCCATCCAGGTGGCAGCCAAAGCGATTGCAGCGATGAAGCTGGGACGAATTGATGATGAGACTACGGCGAACATCGGCAAATTCCAGGGCGGTTCAGCACTGAACGTCGTCTGCGATTTTGTACAGATTGAGGCTGAGGCCCGCAGCATTGTACAGGAAAAGGTAGAACTGCAAGTGGCTCAGATGCGTGAAGCTCTGGAAACGACATGCCGCAAATTTGGTGCAACCGCTGAATTCCGCAGTGAGATCCTATATCCTGCTTTTGGCTTCCATGATGAACACGAGGTTGTGCAGCTTGCACAGCGTGCCATTCGCAGCTTGGGGCTGGAGACCAGCACGTTTGCATCCGGTGGTGGCAGTGATGCCAACATCTTCAATGGGTTTAACATACCTACGGTCAACCTGGCTGTAGGCTATGAGGACATCCATACGACGAAAGAACGCATCCGCGCCGAGGATATTGTGAAACTATCTGAAGTGGTTGTGGCTATTATTCAGGAAACGGCTGCAAGTAAAAAGTAA
- the prli42 gene encoding stressosome-associated protein Prli42, which translates to MQKKKWFRIIIYLMLLAMIGSTLFIALEPLLFG; encoded by the coding sequence ATGCAAAAAAAGAAATGGTTCCGTATCATTATCTATCTCATGCTGCTCGCCATGATTGGGTCCACCCTTTTCATTGCGCTCGAACCTTTATTGTTCGGTTAG
- the lipB gene encoding lipoyl(octanoyl) transferase LipB, protein MSKPLDVVYIPMLDYEEAWNRQKAIVQQLDEGEGAEQMLLLQHPPTYTIGSQNHPEHLLLSEDELREQGISLFQIDRGGDITYHGPGQLVGYPLLVLGRDEALDLHGYLRCLEQMIIDYLADQGVEAGRKEAYTGVWIGDLKIAAIGVKFNRCKHRRGFVTSHGFAFNITSGIQHAGFQGIVPCGIEQYGVTSLEDITGKTYGVEQVAQDIVPYFNRIFPYEITWITEKEALSRL, encoded by the coding sequence ATGAGCAAGCCGCTGGATGTTGTGTACATACCGATGCTTGATTATGAAGAGGCTTGGAACCGCCAGAAAGCGATTGTGCAGCAACTGGATGAGGGAGAAGGAGCGGAACAGATGCTCTTGCTCCAGCATCCGCCGACGTATACGATCGGTTCACAGAATCACCCGGAGCACCTGCTTCTCAGTGAAGACGAACTGCGGGAGCAAGGCATCTCCTTGTTTCAAATTGACCGTGGCGGTGATATTACTTATCATGGTCCTGGTCAGCTGGTAGGTTACCCGTTACTTGTTCTTGGGCGGGATGAAGCCTTGGATTTACATGGCTATTTACGTTGTCTAGAGCAGATGATTATTGATTATCTGGCTGATCAGGGTGTTGAAGCGGGACGTAAAGAGGCTTACACAGGAGTGTGGATCGGAGATTTGAAAATTGCCGCCATCGGTGTAAAGTTCAATCGCTGTAAACACCGGCGCGGCTTCGTGACGAGTCATGGATTTGCTTTTAATATCACCTCGGGCATTCAGCACGCAGGCTTTCAAGGGATTGTGCCTTGCGGGATTGAGCAGTATGGTGTGACCTCGTTGGAGGATATTACAGGCAAAACCTACGGTGTTGAACAGGTTGCACAGGATATCGTTCCATACTTTAACCGAATTTTCCCATATGAGATTACCTGGATTACAGAAAAAGAAGCCCTTTCCCGTCTGTAA
- a CDS encoding dihydrolipoamide acetyltransferase family protein, translating into MSMKWIEVIMPQLAESLVSATIAKWLKKPGDRVEQYEPICEVITDKVNAEIPSTVDGIMGDLLAEEGTTIAVGEAICRMQVAASGEEVTGQETQASQQQNGDQVHMQQSANYVPAGAGRTASHDPNQPMRNRYSPAVQSLAAEHGLNLQSIQGTGAGGRITRKDVLAVIAQGGNMGAASAQSSNVAGQHASSGVPSGSPFSGLNRGNADLGASAGETVPAADAGVPVRHSGIHLTESPKIPQIEVEGGGQGRAEYFIDVTPVRNAIARNMRQSVSEIPHAWTMIEVDVTNLVMLRNKLKDEFKRKEGINLTYLSFMMKGVVNAIKDYPIMNSVWAVDKIIVKRDINLSMAVGTEDSVLTPVIKQADQRNIAGLAREIDDLARKTREGTLKLDHMQGGTFTVNNTGSFGSILSQPIINYPQAAILTFESIVKKPVVINDMIAVRSMANLCLSLDHRILDGVICGRFLQRVKENLEGYTMETKVY; encoded by the coding sequence ATGAGTATGAAATGGATCGAGGTCATTATGCCGCAGCTGGCGGAATCGCTGGTCTCGGCTACCATTGCCAAATGGTTGAAGAAACCGGGCGACCGGGTTGAACAATACGAACCGATCTGTGAAGTGATTACGGATAAAGTTAACGCAGAGATTCCATCAACTGTTGATGGAATTATGGGTGACCTGTTGGCCGAAGAAGGTACGACTATTGCCGTTGGTGAAGCGATTTGCCGCATGCAGGTAGCCGCTTCCGGCGAAGAAGTAACAGGGCAAGAGACACAAGCTTCGCAGCAACAAAATGGTGATCAAGTTCACATGCAACAAAGTGCAAATTACGTACCTGCTGGTGCAGGGAGAACAGCAAGCCATGACCCCAATCAGCCGATGCGTAACCGTTATTCCCCTGCGGTTCAGTCGCTGGCAGCCGAACATGGTCTGAACTTGCAGAGCATTCAAGGCACTGGAGCAGGTGGCCGGATTACACGCAAGGATGTACTCGCTGTGATTGCACAGGGAGGCAACATGGGTGCAGCGTCTGCACAGTCTTCTAATGTAGCAGGACAGCATGCCTCCTCGGGAGTGCCTTCAGGTTCTCCTTTCAGCGGATTGAATCGGGGAAATGCAGACTTGGGCGCATCTGCGGGAGAAACCGTTCCAGCAGCTGACGCAGGCGTTCCTGTAAGACATTCCGGCATACATCTGACCGAAAGTCCGAAAATCCCGCAAATCGAAGTAGAGGGCGGCGGACAGGGAAGAGCCGAATACTTCATCGACGTTACTCCTGTTCGCAATGCCATTGCTCGTAATATGCGTCAAAGCGTATCGGAAATCCCACACGCGTGGACCATGATCGAAGTGGACGTGACGAATCTGGTGATGCTGCGCAACAAACTCAAGGATGAGTTCAAGCGCAAGGAAGGCATTAACTTGACGTATCTGTCTTTCATGATGAAGGGTGTTGTCAATGCTATTAAAGACTACCCAATCATGAACTCCGTCTGGGCTGTCGATAAAATTATTGTCAAACGGGATATCAATCTGTCCATGGCGGTGGGTACAGAAGACTCTGTACTGACACCCGTTATCAAACAAGCGGATCAGCGCAATATCGCTGGACTGGCTCGCGAAATTGATGATCTGGCGCGTAAAACACGTGAAGGTACTCTGAAGCTGGATCATATGCAAGGCGGTACATTCACGGTTAACAATACGGGTTCATTTGGTTCAATTCTGTCGCAGCCTATTATTAATTACCCGCAGGCGGCAATTCTTACTTTTGAGTCGATCGTCAAGAAACCAGTTGTCATCAATGACATGATTGCTGTCCGTTCCATGGCGAATCTTTGTCTTTCCCTGGATCATCGTATTCTCGATGGGGTCATCTGCGGACGTTTCCTGCAACGTGTAAAAGAAAATCTTGAAGGATACACGATGGAAACGAAAGTGTATTAA